In the Haloferula helveola genome, one interval contains:
- a CDS encoding paraquat-inducible protein A, which produces MRRHHHGLPWPRRDRDEQVACEFCDAVQPAPRLREGEGAYCGNCGELLYQNRPRSLSRATGFSIAALIFMLLAHSFPFLTMSAAGASTKLSLIRCARALSHDGDVLLSWLCIFFTIIAPLALVGSLLYMSAPLLYGRALPGALQIARWFQRSEPWAMLEVFLLGFIVSLLKLGHLAEIHFNIGLWSLVALVICIAGATAGIDRRELWDRLELAVDPAPKPEPVDRAG; this is translated from the coding sequence ATGCGTCGCCACCACCATGGACTCCCCTGGCCCCGCAGGGACCGCGACGAGCAGGTCGCGTGCGAGTTCTGCGATGCCGTGCAGCCCGCGCCGCGGTTGAGGGAAGGCGAAGGCGCCTACTGCGGCAATTGCGGCGAGCTTCTCTATCAGAACCGCCCGAGATCGCTGTCGCGCGCGACCGGGTTCTCGATCGCGGCCCTGATCTTCATGCTGCTCGCCCACAGCTTTCCCTTCCTCACGATGTCGGCGGCGGGCGCGAGTACCAAGCTGAGCCTGATCCGCTGCGCGCGGGCGCTCTCGCACGATGGCGACGTGCTCCTTTCCTGGCTGTGCATCTTCTTCACGATCATCGCCCCTCTCGCCCTCGTCGGCAGCCTTCTCTACATGAGCGCTCCCCTGCTCTACGGACGCGCCTTGCCCGGCGCCCTGCAAATCGCACGCTGGTTCCAGCGCTCCGAGCCTTGGGCGATGCTCGAGGTCTTCCTGTTAGGCTTCATCGTCTCGCTACTGAAGCTCGGACACCTCGCCGAGATCCATTTCAACATCGGCCTCTGGTCACTGGTCGCCCTCGTGATCTGCATCGCCGGCGCGACCGCCGGCATCGACCGCCGCGAACTGTGGGACCGGCTCGAGTTGGCCGTCGATCCCGCTCCAAAACCCGAACCCGTGGACCGAGCGGGATGA
- a CDS encoding intermembrane transport protein PqiB, protein MSESSNELQATVRKRRRLSSVWLVPLVALGLAGWLIWKNRSDLGPLAIVSFETAEGISANKTEVRCRSVKVGMVENVRLADDLGSVDVDLRIAPTYSELLRDGTRFWVVRPRVSTSTVSGLGTLITGAYIELDPGEGGAAAEFFTGLEEPPVTGANVPGLRLSLVAKDAGSLSVGSSIYYRGFVVGQVERSSLDVDARRVRFDVFIRESFAPLVRTGTRFWNTSGFDVSAGAEGFKFKTPSVQALVSGGASFSTPTELLATPPVENGAVFTLHPDEKAAIDSTFEPDRRLLLLFNQSVRGLQRDAPVEFRGIPLGRVVDIPLALAEPGDQRIPVLIELDTKAFRQASARLPDDAIDFAKAVEAGLRARLATGSLITGALYVDLDIFPDAEPAKLEKRGEYDVIPTLSSGLAQLEAKLNSILAKIEALPLDDTLTKFGNAADEAATTLAESRQSLAKLEETLGEIQTFVAADSTQQLPEDLSNTLAELKTSIESLGPSGAVQGDLRRTLDELRAALRSFESLSNTIDEKPNSLLFGRDSSGDPIPKARR, encoded by the coding sequence ATGAGCGAGTCCTCCAACGAACTCCAAGCGACCGTCCGCAAGCGCCGCCGTCTGAGCAGTGTCTGGCTGGTGCCGCTTGTCGCGCTCGGTCTCGCAGGCTGGTTGATCTGGAAGAACCGATCCGACCTCGGACCACTCGCCATCGTTTCGTTCGAAACCGCCGAAGGCATCTCGGCGAACAAGACCGAAGTCCGCTGCCGGTCGGTCAAGGTCGGCATGGTCGAGAACGTCCGTCTCGCCGATGACCTCGGAAGCGTCGACGTGGATCTCCGTATCGCGCCCACCTACTCCGAGTTGCTGCGCGACGGCACCCGATTCTGGGTCGTGCGACCACGGGTATCGACCAGCACGGTCTCGGGCCTCGGAACCCTCATCACCGGTGCCTACATCGAACTGGACCCGGGTGAAGGCGGAGCTGCCGCCGAATTCTTCACCGGCCTCGAGGAGCCGCCGGTCACCGGCGCGAACGTGCCCGGACTCCGCCTCAGCCTCGTCGCCAAGGACGCCGGGTCGCTGAGCGTCGGCTCGTCGATCTACTACCGCGGATTCGTCGTCGGCCAGGTCGAGCGCAGCAGCCTCGATGTCGATGCCCGGCGGGTCCGCTTCGACGTCTTCATCCGCGAATCCTTCGCTCCGCTGGTCCGCACCGGAACCCGATTTTGGAACACCAGCGGGTTCGACGTGAGCGCCGGCGCGGAGGGTTTCAAGTTCAAGACCCCGTCGGTCCAGGCGCTCGTCAGCGGAGGCGCCAGCTTCTCGACTCCGACCGAGTTGCTCGCGACTCCCCCGGTGGAGAACGGTGCTGTCTTCACCCTCCATCCGGACGAGAAGGCAGCCATCGATTCCACCTTCGAACCGGACCGCAGGCTGCTGCTTCTGTTCAACCAATCCGTGCGGGGCCTCCAACGTGACGCTCCGGTCGAGTTCAGAGGCATCCCTCTTGGCCGGGTGGTCGACATTCCGCTCGCCCTGGCCGAACCCGGCGACCAGCGGATTCCTGTGCTGATCGAGCTCGACACCAAAGCATTCCGGCAGGCATCCGCCCGCTTGCCCGACGATGCGATCGACTTTGCCAAAGCCGTGGAAGCGGGACTTCGGGCGCGCCTGGCAACCGGCTCCCTCATTACAGGAGCGCTTTACGTCGACCTCGACATTTTCCCGGACGCCGAACCTGCCAAACTCGAGAAACGCGGCGAGTATGACGTGATCCCGACGCTCTCGTCCGGCCTCGCCCAGTTGGAGGCGAAGCTGAATTCCATCCTCGCAAAGATTGAAGCGCTTCCTCTCGACGACACGCTTACGAAGTTCGGCAATGCCGCGGACGAAGCGGCAACGACGCTGGCGGAGTCGCGGCAGAGCCTTGCGAAGCTTGAGGAGACACTTGGCGAGATCCAGACCTTCGTAGCCGCTGATTCCACCCAGCAACTTCCCGAAGACCTCAGCAACACGCTTGCTGAACTGAAGACATCGATCGAGTCCCTTGGGCCCAGCGGTGCGGTCCAAGGCGATCTCCGCCGCACGCTCGACGAACTGCGTGCCGCCCTGCGCTCCTTCGAGTCCCTTTCCAACACGATCGATGAGAAACCGAACTCGCTGCTTTTCGGACGCGACTCATCCGGTGACCCGATCCCGAAGGCTCGTCGCTGA
- a CDS encoding DNA-directed RNA polymerase subunit omega, giving the protein MKSDLVEKASEVVSDPLVLINMVSKRVRQLNSGRSPLIPTVPSMGAADIALQEIIEGKIKLSGEGVNM; this is encoded by the coding sequence ATGAAAAGCGATCTTGTCGAGAAGGCATCCGAAGTCGTCAGTGACCCCCTTGTTCTCATCAACATGGTTTCCAAGCGGGTCCGCCAACTCAACAGCGGCCGTTCGCCGCTGATTCCGACCGTTCCCAGCATGGGAGCCGCCGATATCGCGCTTCAGGAAATCATCGAGGGCAAGATCAAGCTCTCCGGTGAGGGCGTGAACATGTGA
- the smpB gene encoding SsrA-binding protein SmpB, which produces MSNEIANNRKARRDFHIGDTYEAGVELKGTEVKSVRAGKVNIADAFARPEGGQIFLYGCHIQPWETAGAFFQHESRRPRRLLLHKKEIEALEHALQAKGSTLPCLRMYWKNGRVKVELGVGKGKSHTDQRHDLKKRVELREAQREVARFNRQ; this is translated from the coding sequence ATGAGCAACGAGATCGCCAACAACCGCAAGGCGCGTCGCGATTTTCATATCGGCGACACCTACGAGGCGGGCGTCGAACTCAAGGGCACCGAGGTGAAGTCGGTCCGTGCCGGCAAGGTGAACATTGCCGACGCCTTCGCCCGTCCCGAGGGCGGGCAGATCTTTCTCTACGGCTGCCACATCCAGCCGTGGGAGACCGCGGGGGCTTTCTTCCAGCACGAGTCGCGGCGCCCCAGGCGGTTGCTGCTCCACAAGAAGGAGATTGAAGCCCTCGAGCACGCGCTTCAGGCCAAGGGTTCGACGTTGCCCTGCCTGCGGATGTATTGGAAGAACGGCCGGGTGAAGGTCGAACTCGGTGTCGGCAAGGGCAAGTCGCATACCGACCAACGCCACGACCTGAAGAAGCGGGTCGAGCTGCGTGAAGCCCAGCGTGAGGTCGCGCGGTTCAATCGCCAGTAA
- a CDS encoding PqiC family protein, protein MPSSKTSRSDSKPASARISSFWHGCLVIGNCCALFIALGFLSACAPAKQYYLLTPEGPAPSGGGTGIGVGPVALAAYLDRPNMVFQQGGNQLALAESHRWAGDLEDNISSVVAANLGRRMNTGNVRSYPWADDSDLRYQISIDIRQLHGTPDGDAFIEAAWRVYSLPDRRMTTTKTWSGREPMQADGYDALAAAESRLLARLASQIAASL, encoded by the coding sequence ATGCCAAGTTCCAAAACGAGCCGCTCCGACTCCAAACCCGCCAGTGCCCGGATTTCTTCGTTTTGGCATGGCTGCTTGGTCATTGGAAATTGCTGCGCCCTTTTCATCGCGCTCGGTTTCCTGAGCGCCTGCGCCCCCGCCAAGCAGTATTACCTTCTGACTCCCGAAGGACCCGCGCCATCCGGCGGCGGAACCGGCATCGGAGTCGGACCCGTGGCGCTCGCTGCCTACCTCGACCGTCCCAACATGGTCTTCCAGCAAGGCGGCAACCAACTCGCGCTTGCCGAGTCCCATCGCTGGGCTGGTGATCTGGAGGACAACATCTCATCGGTGGTCGCCGCCAATCTGGGGCGCCGCATGAATACCGGCAATGTCCGCAGCTATCCGTGGGCCGACGACAGCGACCTGCGATACCAGATCAGCATCGACATCCGCCAACTCCACGGCACGCCTGACGGAGATGCTTTCATCGAAGCCGCGTGGCGCGTCTACTCGCTGCCCGACCGCCGGATGACGACCACCAAGACCTGGTCGGGCCGTGAACCGATGCAGGCCGACGGCTACGATGCCCTCGCCGCCGCCGAGTCACGCCTTCTCGCCCGCCTCGCCAGCCAGATCGCTGCGTCGCTCTAA
- a CDS encoding DUF3147 family protein, which translates to MSKIPWEKVFSFSAMDVVKLLVTALVILFVTKIQVVNDRLSALLIALPFTSLIAMVWMNVEKQSSDRIANHSEGTFWFVLPTLPMFLILPWMLRSGWGFWPALGANCLITIGCFWLTVVILRHFGTDLMPK; encoded by the coding sequence ATGAGCAAGATTCCCTGGGAGAAAGTTTTCAGCTTCAGCGCGATGGATGTGGTGAAGCTGCTCGTCACGGCGCTGGTCATCCTGTTCGTCACCAAGATCCAGGTGGTGAACGACCGTCTTTCGGCCCTGCTGATCGCGCTGCCGTTCACCTCGCTGATCGCGATGGTCTGGATGAATGTCGAAAAGCAGTCCTCCGACCGCATCGCGAATCACTCCGAGGGGACCTTCTGGTTCGTCCTGCCGACCCTGCCGATGTTCCTGATCCTGCCATGGATGCTACGCTCCGGTTGGGGCTTCTGGCCGGCGCTGGGAGCCAATTGCCTGATCACGATCGGCTGCTTCTGGCTGACGGTGGTCATACTGCGCCATTTTGGCACGGATTTGATGCCAAAGTGA
- a CDS encoding paraquat-inducible protein A, with the protein MKSEPVRFAADLGLASCHTCGKLSPVKSGHCPRCGSGLHLRKPDSLARTLAFLLGSIAFYIPAMSLPVMNVSGLGGGEQSTILSGVVTFWEMGSYPVAIIIFTASVLIPILKIAALAWLCLAATGRFSGTHKKMALTYHITELVGRWSMVDVFVVAILACLVRLGNLMTITPGPAALSFAAVVILTMLSAMSFDPRLLWDQRRATPTP; encoded by the coding sequence ATGAAGTCGGAACCGGTCCGTTTCGCCGCCGACCTCGGGCTCGCTTCCTGCCACACCTGCGGGAAGCTCAGTCCGGTGAAGTCCGGGCATTGCCCGCGCTGCGGAAGCGGCCTGCACCTCAGGAAACCCGACAGCCTCGCGCGCACGCTCGCTTTCCTCCTCGGCTCCATCGCCTTTTACATCCCCGCCATGTCGCTCCCGGTGATGAACGTCAGCGGACTCGGTGGCGGTGAGCAGAGCACGATCCTATCGGGCGTCGTCACCTTCTGGGAAATGGGCTCCTATCCGGTTGCGATCATCATTTTCACGGCGAGCGTGCTGATCCCGATCCTCAAGATCGCGGCACTCGCCTGGCTCTGTCTCGCAGCGACCGGCCGCTTCAGCGGCACTCACAAAAAGATGGCGCTCACCTATCACATCACCGAACTCGTCGGCCGCTGGTCGATGGTCGATGTGTTCGTGGTCGCCATCCTCGCCTGCCTCGTCCGGCTCGGCAATCTCATGACCATCACTCCCGGCCCGGCCGCTTTATCCTTCGCGGCCGTGGTGATCCTGACCATGCTGTCGGCGATGTCCTTCGACCCGCGGTTGCTTTGGGACCAACGCCGCGCCACCCCCACTCCATGA